From one Bacteroidota bacterium genomic stretch:
- a CDS encoding oligosaccharide flippase family protein: MKGLFSKRSGFVKNVTTLVTGTAIAQFINILSTPLLTRIYSPEEFAVFQIFYSIAAIFSVIATLRYELAIMAPENEEEALDLVSISFYASVGIATLSLLILILWKGFFTGKSDTVFNDWFFLMPLYIVFAGLMQSLNILSLRRKTFRRNLFARVGTAFVSAITGVLLGWKGFKPSGLIIGSTSGQMTGFLLLFHAVPGIVIRPFSRFQEMKSAIRIHKNYPVYNAPHALIDTFQDQGIVLLLNYYFLPAIVSFYGQAFRILKAPIGFIGSAIYQVMFPKFTEMSREGRDMRPYVKRLYIQMFLFGLPVFTILWLYAEPIFAWFFGPGWEEAGTIAGIMAPWLMLNFIVSPVSCFALIRNRQRKAAIITIIEVILRITAIVIGGYFGSYKLGFTLLTLAGSLVMIYAMVWYYRLSAPLMEKR; this comes from the coding sequence ATGAAAGGTCTGTTCAGCAAGCGGTCGGGATTTGTAAAAAACGTTACCACCCTTGTAACGGGTACTGCAATTGCTCAATTCATAAATATCCTCAGCACTCCCCTGCTGACCAGAATATATTCGCCGGAGGAATTTGCTGTTTTTCAAATATTTTACTCAATCGCTGCTATCTTTTCTGTGATTGCTACGTTGCGTTATGAATTGGCCATTATGGCTCCCGAAAATGAAGAGGAGGCGCTCGATCTGGTGAGCATCTCCTTTTATGCTTCTGTGGGCATCGCTACATTGTCCTTATTGATCTTAATCCTTTGGAAGGGCTTTTTTACTGGTAAAAGCGATACTGTTTTCAATGATTGGTTTTTTCTGATGCCACTATACATTGTTTTTGCAGGTCTGATGCAGAGCCTGAATATACTTTCCTTAAGAAGAAAAACTTTCCGAAGAAATCTTTTCGCCCGCGTAGGTACAGCCTTTGTATCGGCAATCACCGGTGTTCTGCTGGGATGGAAAGGGTTCAAACCTTCGGGTCTGATTATTGGTTCCACTTCGGGACAAATGACAGGATTCTTACTGTTATTTCATGCAGTTCCGGGAATTGTCATTCGTCCTTTTTCACGTTTTCAGGAGATGAAATCTGCTATTCGAATTCATAAAAATTACCCTGTTTACAACGCGCCTCATGCCTTGATCGATACTTTTCAGGATCAGGGTATCGTGCTGCTGTTGAATTATTATTTTTTACCGGCTATCGTTTCATTTTATGGTCAGGCGTTTCGGATATTGAAGGCGCCTATCGGATTCATCGGATCTGCCATTTATCAGGTAATGTTTCCAAAATTCACGGAAATGAGTCGTGAAGGCAGAGATATGCGTCCGTACGTGAAGCGGCTTTATATCCAGATGTTCCTTTTCGGACTCCCTGTTTTTACCATTTTATGGCTCTATGCTGAGCCGATTTTTGCCTGGTTTTTCGGTCCGGGATGGGAAGAAGCCGGGACGATTGCGGGAATAATGGCGCCCTGGCTGATGCTCAACTTCATTGTGAGTCCGGTTTCCTGTTTCGCATTGATCAGAAATCGTCAGCGGAAAGCCGCAATAATTACTATTATTGAAGTAATACTACGGATTACAGCCATCGTGATTGGCGGCTATTTCGGCAGTTATAAACTTGGTTTCACTTTGCTGACACTGGCCGGAAGTCTGGTGATGATCTATGCCATGGTTTGGTATTATCGCCTCTCGGCACCTTTGATGGAGAAAAGATAG
- the wecB gene encoding UDP-N-acetylglucosamine 2-epimerase (non-hydrolyzing): MKIFTIVGARPQFVKAAVVSRAFANYDEIEEQIIHTGQHHDQNMSDIFFEEMEIPRPAYNLGIHGKGHGAMTGQMLEGLEGLFMRHQPDLVIVYGDTNSTLAGALAATKLHIPIAHIEAGLRSFNMQMPEEVNRILTDRVSNFLFCPTDAAIENLSKEGYPFGNMKVVLSGDVMQDAAMYYAGKSALHSTIIKDLNLSKFILCTLHRAENTDDEGRLSSIMNALSQINNEIPVVLPLHPRTKKIIAERGIKTDVHIINPVGYFDMLELIKHSSLVMTDSGGLQKEAYFFQKHCVTLREETEWIELVNGGFNQLAGAAANSILEAYHLMKDKVSDFTVELYGGGHAAHRIAKEIIS; the protein is encoded by the coding sequence ATGAAAATATTTACTATCGTTGGCGCACGTCCGCAATTTGTTAAAGCTGCAGTGGTGAGCAGAGCTTTTGCAAATTATGACGAGATTGAAGAACAAATTATTCATACCGGTCAGCATCATGATCAGAATATGTCTGATATTTTCTTTGAAGAGATGGAAATTCCGCGTCCCGCCTATAATTTGGGAATACACGGAAAGGGACATGGAGCCATGACGGGACAGATGCTGGAGGGACTGGAAGGGCTATTCATGCGACATCAGCCGGATTTGGTCATCGTATATGGCGATACGAATTCGACACTTGCCGGAGCATTGGCTGCCACAAAATTGCACATTCCCATTGCCCATATAGAAGCCGGACTACGTTCCTTCAATATGCAGATGCCGGAGGAAGTGAATCGTATTTTAACCGATCGCGTTTCTAACTTTTTGTTTTGTCCGACAGATGCAGCCATTGAAAATCTCAGTAAGGAAGGCTATCCATTCGGAAATATGAAAGTTGTTTTATCCGGCGATGTGATGCAGGATGCAGCGATGTACTACGCCGGGAAGTCCGCTTTACATTCAACAATAATTAAAGATCTCAACCTGAGTAAATTTATTCTATGCACCTTGCACCGTGCAGAAAATACAGATGATGAAGGGCGATTGTCCTCCATCATGAATGCGCTCTCTCAGATAAATAATGAGATTCCTGTGGTGCTTCCATTACATCCCCGAACAAAAAAAATAATAGCAGAGCGGGGAATTAAAACGGATGTTCATATCATAAATCCGGTAGGCTATTTTGATATGCTGGAATTGATAAAGCACTCCTCACTGGTAATGACGGATAGTGGCGGCTTACAAAAAGAAGCCTATTTTTTTCAGAAACACTGTGTCACTCTGCGTGAAGAGACGGAGTGGATTGAATTGGTGAACGGAGGATTCAATCAGCTGGCAGGAGCAGCAGCAAATTCAATTCTCGAAGCTTACCATCTCATGAAAGATAAAGTATCTGATTTTACAGTGGAATTATACGGTGGCGGACATGCTGCTCATCGCATTGCAAAAGAAATAATCAGCTAG
- a CDS encoding M23 family metallopeptidase: MKPTTFVVMPAALKSIVFPVFFIFISLSGFGQEKFIAPVDTPFQLSGTFGELRANHFHSGLDFRTDGKEGAEVRAAMGGWVSRIKVSATGFGNVVYLDHLQGYTTVYAHLHHFDPVLGAYIDSAQYATENFEVELFPDSGRFNFKQGDLIAISGNSGSSQAPHLHFEIRDLHSQEPINPLCYIHASSDTLPPTLEKLLIYYLISNNYILDTVINIIPGFDSTYSIPAYRDSIFLGLLTTDPEPPNRLGIYSGLLREKDSVLFQFNFDRFNFNETRYANAHADLLKTGFGQKRTHRLYKLPGDSCSIFKYAGDGAIVMKDSLKQTIDIEISDFSGNLSKIKVDIVRVRDSSALGTICPDEIIPFDKKWEKWFDNGLSVYLPVKSLYQNVCRNQLPKISSDSFISDIFPVLQEMEVSLHKPGTIRIPLKSEQHYQYEKAVLIRMDKNYQRLEVSIPDSINQSFIRGVFRNGGYFAVVADTLPPDIDKFFFETDTIDGKEYAACTIRDDLSGINGISVEVNGKWRLTSYDSKSNKIRWLRNRKETGPHTISIQLSDFCNNKSQWNFAE; the protein is encoded by the coding sequence ATGAAACCGACTACTTTTGTAGTTATGCCGGCTGCACTAAAATCTATCGTTTTTCCCGTTTTTTTCATTTTTATTTCTTTATCTGGTTTTGGCCAGGAGAAGTTTATCGCCCCGGTGGATACGCCTTTTCAGCTATCCGGTACGTTCGGGGAACTTCGTGCAAATCACTTTCATTCCGGACTTGATTTCAGAACCGATGGGAAAGAGGGGGCAGAAGTAAGAGCGGCGATGGGCGGGTGGGTATCCCGAATAAAAGTAAGTGCGACCGGATTTGGAAACGTTGTTTATTTAGATCATTTACAGGGATATACAACCGTTTATGCACATTTGCATCATTTTGATCCGGTGCTTGGTGCCTATATCGATTCTGCGCAATATGCGACGGAGAATTTTGAAGTAGAACTTTTTCCGGATTCGGGACGCTTTAACTTTAAGCAGGGTGATTTGATTGCCATCAGCGGAAACTCTGGCTCCAGTCAGGCTCCTCATCTGCACTTCGAAATACGTGATCTCCACAGTCAGGAGCCTATAAATCCATTATGCTATATACATGCATCTTCAGACACTCTACCTCCAACTTTGGAAAAACTACTTATATATTATTTAATTTCAAATAATTACATCCTTGATACGGTCATTAATATCATACCGGGTTTCGATAGCACTTATAGTATTCCAGCTTATCGGGACAGTATATTTCTTGGCCTGTTGACCACAGATCCGGAGCCTCCAAATAGACTGGGAATTTATTCCGGACTTCTGCGAGAGAAAGATTCCGTACTTTTTCAATTCAATTTTGATCGTTTCAATTTTAATGAAACCAGATACGCTAACGCTCACGCAGATCTGCTCAAAACAGGTTTTGGACAGAAACGAACACATCGACTATACAAACTTCCCGGCGACTCCTGTTCCATTTTTAAATATGCCGGAGATGGTGCTATTGTAATGAAAGATTCTTTGAAACAGACGATCGACATTGAAATCAGTGATTTTTCAGGGAACCTATCTAAAATAAAAGTAGATATAGTAAGAGTGAGAGATAGCAGTGCATTGGGAACTATCTGCCCGGATGAAATAATTCCTTTCGACAAGAAATGGGAAAAATGGTTCGATAATGGGTTGAGCGTGTATCTTCCGGTAAAATCGCTCTATCAAAACGTTTGCCGGAATCAGCTTCCCAAAATCTCCTCCGACTCTTTCATTTCGGATATCTTTCCTGTCTTGCAGGAAATGGAAGTCTCTCTGCATAAACCGGGAACAATCCGGATTCCGCTAAAATCAGAACAACACTATCAATACGAAAAAGCAGTGTTGATTCGCATGGATAAAAATTACCAGCGGCTAGAGGTTTCGATACCTGATTCAATAAATCAAAGCTTTATCAGGGGTGTTTTCAGAAATGGCGGATACTTCGCTGTAGTAGCAGACACTTTACCACCGGATATTGACAAATTCTTTTTTGAAACGGATACCATTGATGGTAAAGAATATGCTGCCTGCACCATTCGTGATGATCTATCCGGTATAAATGGAATCAGCGTTGAAGTCAACGGGAAATGGAGGCTGACCTCTTATGACAGCAAATCAAATAAAATACGATGGCTTCGAAACAGGAAGGAAACCGGCCCTCACACGATTTCAATTCAACTATCTGATTTTTGCAACAACAAATCTCAATGGAATTTTGCAGAATAG
- a CDS encoding DoxX family protein: MIENLIDPLVFLSFFIRVVTGILFFFQGYDKVFNIGIQGVINTVGPSYRAKGFPAFSVKLVSYLTSWLELVGGLLLIVGFLTYPAIYLLGIDIIIVIFGMSILEPVWDMKLVFPRLVLLSVLLLLPEGADLLSLDHLLF; this comes from the coding sequence ATGATAGAAAATTTAATAGACCCTCTCGTATTTCTGTCCTTCTTTATCAGAGTGGTTACGGGAATTTTGTTTTTTTTTCAGGGTTATGACAAAGTATTCAATATTGGTATACAAGGTGTCATTAATACGGTAGGGCCCAGCTACAGGGCTAAAGGTTTTCCGGCTTTTAGTGTGAAATTAGTTTCCTATCTTACTTCATGGCTAGAATTAGTTGGAGGATTACTATTAATTGTTGGCTTCCTGACTTATCCTGCCATTTATCTTTTAGGGATAGATATAATTATTGTCATCTTTGGGATGAGTATACTGGAACCGGTATGGGATATGAAACTTGTATTTCCCCGTTTAGTTTTATTGTCCGTACTATTGCTTCTTCCGGAAGGCGCAGACTTACTTTCACTTGATCATTTGTTATTTTGA
- a CDS encoding Hsp20/alpha crystallin family protein — protein sequence MFDPFFKKEMGDWFGKEFVDTIPGVNITETNSAYHVELAAPGLKKDDFTIKVDGDIITISSEKETETKKEDKEYSRREYNYSSFSRSFNLPEHVNQDKIMATYVDGVLKVDLPKKEVTENSATKKIKVS from the coding sequence ATGTTCGATCCTTTCTTCAAAAAAGAAATGGGAGACTGGTTTGGGAAAGAATTTGTTGATACCATTCCGGGAGTAAACATTACTGAAACGAACAGTGCTTATCATGTAGAGCTAGCTGCTCCGGGCTTGAAAAAGGATGATTTTACAATAAAAGTGGATGGAGACATCATTACCATATCAAGCGAAAAAGAAACGGAAACCAAGAAAGAAGATAAAGAATATTCCCGAAGAGAATACAATTACTCTTCTTTCAGCAGGTCATTTAATTTACCTGAACATGTAAATCAGGATAAAATTATGGCTACTTATGTAGACGGTGTATTGAAAGTTGACCTTCCAAAGAAAGAAGTAACTGAAAATTCTGCTACTAAGAAAATAAAAGTCTCATAA
- a CDS encoding glycosyltransferase, which produces MGSKICHITTVHKPFDNRIFFKECISLREAGYVVTLLCARATTQTRDGITIIGFPGHTGRIKRFFRTSFIDVYREAIKVNASIYHLHDPELIWMGLRLKMAGKKVIMDLHENNAAAILSRPYVKSAFLKKFLSIAIKKVEGWLLPYFDAIVTARPDISALFPKLHPVTLRNFPVLPDYDSIPVSTIVKTKPSLIYVGGASVIRGTKELIAAMEYCPEAELWILGPFESETFQRACENLAGWKHVRYLGVVEATEIFSYIKAADIGIITFLPFPNHITTLATKPFEYMACGLPMIMSDFPYWRAFFGDSSLYTDPADPKAIANSIHRLLNDNELRENMREKNLRLAREEFNWQTEKKGLLKVYENLELELRKSPGVKV; this is translated from the coding sequence ATGGGAAGTAAGATTTGTCATATCACCACTGTGCATAAACCATTCGATAACCGGATATTTTTTAAGGAATGTATTTCACTCCGGGAAGCCGGGTATGTGGTGACTTTGCTTTGTGCCCGGGCGACCACACAAACCAGAGACGGGATTACCATCATCGGCTTTCCAGGACATACCGGCAGAATCAAAAGGTTTTTTCGGACTTCATTCATTGATGTTTATCGGGAAGCCATAAAGGTGAATGCTTCCATTTACCACTTGCATGATCCGGAGCTGATCTGGATGGGATTGCGTTTGAAGATGGCGGGTAAAAAAGTAATTATGGATCTGCATGAAAATAATGCTGCTGCGATCTTGTCACGACCTTATGTGAAATCTGCCTTCCTGAAAAAGTTTCTTTCGATCGCAATTAAGAAAGTGGAAGGATGGCTTCTCCCCTATTTTGATGCTATCGTCACGGCACGACCGGATATATCAGCACTTTTTCCAAAACTTCATCCGGTGACTTTAAGGAATTTTCCGGTCTTACCCGATTATGATTCCATTCCGGTTTCCACGATAGTAAAAACGAAGCCATCGTTGATTTATGTGGGAGGTGCCAGTGTCATCAGAGGTACGAAAGAGTTGATAGCTGCCATGGAATATTGTCCGGAAGCCGAGCTCTGGATCCTCGGACCATTTGAATCCGAAACGTTCCAAAGAGCATGCGAAAATTTGGCAGGATGGAAACATGTAAGGTATTTAGGAGTGGTAGAAGCAACGGAAATTTTCTCGTATATTAAAGCTGCTGATATAGGTATTATCACTTTCCTGCCTTTCCCCAATCACATTACTACTTTAGCAACAAAGCCATTTGAATATATGGCTTGTGGTCTGCCTATGATCATGAGTGATTTCCCTTATTGGAGAGCATTCTTTGGCGATAGTTCGCTGTATACTGATCCCGCAGATCCGAAAGCAATTGCCAACAGTATCCATCGATTATTGAATGATAACGAATTGCGAGAGAATATGAGAGAGAAAAATTTGAGACTGGCCCGGGAGGAATTTAACTGGCAGACAGAAAAGAAAGGACTATTGAAAGTATATGAAAATTTAGAGCTGGAATTGCGAAAATCTCCGGGAGTTAAAGTATAG
- a CDS encoding cell division protein ZapA, with protein sequence MNKTDSIKIEIANRTYPLKVSADQVAIIEKAALVVNERLKEYEIAFGVRDLQDLLAMCALHMAAEQLGFQKNRELQEDEINKELRSITELIKAFE encoded by the coding sequence GTGAATAAAACAGATTCCATTAAAATAGAAATAGCCAACAGAACTTATCCTCTGAAGGTTAGTGCAGATCAGGTAGCTATTATCGAAAAAGCTGCATTGGTGGTAAATGAACGGCTCAAAGAATATGAAATAGCCTTTGGTGTACGCGACTTGCAGGATTTGCTTGCAATGTGCGCCTTACACATGGCCGCTGAGCAACTTGGTTTTCAAAAAAACCGGGAATTGCAGGAAGATGAAATTAATAAAGAGTTGCGTTCGATAACCGAATTGATAAAAGCCTTCGAATAG
- a CDS encoding cation transporter: MFVKFLAWYSSGSQAILSDALESLINIATSIFTLYSLIYASKLKDQDHPYGHGKVEYLTVGFEGALIFGTGIFIIYQSILDLIQPAPLKDVDLGLILTAVSAIAMWYTGAFLRRKGDEFQSLSLKADGQHFRTDALTSIGLLAGLLLFKLTGWIWVDPLLAILLALHIMFSGFQLIKESIDRLLDKADITTIEKLSHSLQLYRNDAWIDVHNLRLQKFGHYLHVDCHLTLPFYYTLDEVHRHIKILESDLNRDFNNHVELFVHTDPCQQIPCNICSVHDCSYRKAEFVKKLTGTPITSCKIKSINCILKF, encoded by the coding sequence ATGTTTGTCAAATTTTTGGCATGGTACAGTTCAGGTTCTCAAGCTATCCTTAGCGATGCCTTAGAATCATTAATAAATATTGCCACCAGCATTTTCACCTTATACAGTTTAATCTATGCTTCCAAATTAAAGGATCAGGATCATCCCTACGGACATGGAAAAGTGGAATACCTAACAGTGGGATTTGAAGGAGCCTTAATCTTTGGAACGGGAATCTTTATTATTTATCAATCCATTCTGGATCTGATTCAACCGGCTCCATTGAAAGATGTAGATTTAGGTTTGATATTAACGGCCGTCTCGGCGATTGCAATGTGGTATACCGGTGCTTTTCTGCGCAGGAAAGGCGACGAATTCCAATCGCTTTCTCTTAAAGCGGATGGTCAGCATTTCAGAACGGATGCCTTAACCAGCATTGGTTTGCTGGCAGGACTTTTACTCTTTAAATTGACAGGATGGATTTGGGTAGATCCTTTACTTGCCATTTTATTGGCATTGCATATAATGTTCAGTGGATTTCAATTGATAAAAGAATCGATTGACCGACTTCTCGATAAAGCCGATATTACCACTATTGAAAAACTATCTCATTCGTTGCAATTGTACAGAAATGATGCATGGATTGATGTTCACAACCTGCGATTACAAAAATTCGGACATTATTTGCATGTGGACTGTCATTTGACTTTACCTTTTTATTATACATTGGATGAAGTTCATCGTCATATTAAAATCCTGGAAAGTGATCTCAACCGCGACTTCAACAATCATGTAGAACTCTTTGTACATACCGACCCCTGCCAGCAAATACCCTGTAATATTTGCTCGGTGCATGACTGTAGTTACCGAAAAGCTGAATTCGTAAAAAAATTGACTGGAACACCCATAACCTCATGCAAAATAAAAAGCATAAATTGCATTCTTAAATTCTAA
- a CDS encoding acyltransferase, with protein MKMLKELIIRKLSSWIRPVMIGGYKNSDGSFRKQVRMGSSTTIIRPEKLDLQDHVFIGQYNFLDASNALHIGEGCQITNYVSILTHSSHISIRLYGRSYVDVPETEKLGYKRGAVTIGDYTFIGPHVVIMPGSRIGKGCIISAFSYLDGEFPDFSVIAGQPAQVIKDTRSMDESFLNDHPELMQNYKEWVNRKSI; from the coding sequence ATAAAAATGCTCAAAGAACTAATCATCAGAAAATTGTCGTCATGGATTCGTCCGGTGATGATTGGCGGCTATAAGAATAGCGACGGTAGTTTTCGAAAACAAGTTCGAATGGGTAGCTCAACTACGATTATTCGCCCTGAAAAACTGGATCTGCAAGACCATGTTTTCATTGGTCAGTATAATTTTCTGGATGCCAGCAATGCATTGCATATTGGTGAAGGTTGTCAGATTACGAATTATGTAAGTATACTGACACATAGCAGTCATATCTCTATTCGCCTTTATGGACGCAGTTATGTGGATGTTCCTGAAACCGAAAAACTGGGATATAAAAGAGGAGCTGTAACGATTGGCGACTATACTTTTATCGGTCCTCATGTGGTCATTATGCCCGGCTCAAGGATTGGGAAAGGTTGCATCATCAGTGCTTTTAGCTATTTGGATGGAGAGTTCCCGGATTTTTCGGTAATTGCCGGACAGCCTGCTCAGGTAATAAAAGATACACGATCCATGGACGAATCCTTCCTGAATGATCACCCGGAGTTGATGCAGAATTATAAGGAATGGGTAAACAGAAAGTCAATTTAA
- the rny gene encoding ribonuclease Y, translating to MTYIIIAAIAGLLIGGLITFLITRKNNQTLVAAAEEKASAILKEAQSKGDLLLKDKTLEAKDRFLQMKTEHEKHISEKDKNIQQAENRIKQKETTLNQQIEQSKRKQTEIETLQNNLNAQLEIVDRRKEELDKAHHKQVQALEKIAGLSAEDAKSQLVEALKAEAKTGAMQFIKETMDEAKLTASKEAKKIVIQTIQRVATEHAIENAVTVFHIDNDEVKGRVIGREGRNIRALEAATGIEIIVDDTPEAIILSGFDPVRRELARLALHQLVSDGRIHPARIEEVVTKVKRQLDEEIVETGKRTAIDLGIHGLAPELIRMVGRMKYRSSYGQNLLQHSREVANLCALMAAELGLNVKLAKRAGLLHDIGKVAEEDMELPHAIAGMKMAERSKENPEVVNAIGAHHDEIEMTSILSPIIQVCDAISGARPGARREIVEQYMKRLKEMENVAQSYKGVEKAFAIQAGRELRVIVESEKLDDKQTEQLSFDIANKIQTEMTYPGQVKVTVIRETRAVNYAK from the coding sequence ATTACATACATCATAATAGCAGCGATCGCGGGATTGCTCATTGGAGGTTTGATTACCTTTCTGATCACCAGGAAGAACAATCAAACCCTCGTTGCAGCGGCCGAAGAAAAAGCTTCTGCTATCCTAAAAGAAGCACAGTCAAAAGGAGATCTTCTTCTTAAAGATAAAACTTTAGAAGCCAAGGATCGCTTTCTTCAAATGAAAACAGAGCATGAAAAACACATCTCTGAAAAGGACAAGAATATTCAGCAGGCCGAAAATAGAATTAAGCAAAAAGAAACCACCCTCAATCAGCAAATCGAACAAAGCAAACGCAAGCAAACGGAAATTGAAACTTTACAAAATAATTTGAATGCGCAACTGGAGATCGTTGACAGACGGAAGGAGGAGTTGGACAAGGCACATCACAAGCAAGTTCAGGCTTTAGAAAAAATTGCGGGATTATCGGCGGAGGATGCTAAATCGCAATTGGTAGAAGCTCTTAAGGCAGAAGCGAAAACAGGTGCAATGCAGTTCATCAAGGAAACGATGGACGAAGCTAAACTTACTGCCAGCAAAGAAGCAAAGAAGATTGTCATTCAAACCATCCAACGTGTCGCCACTGAACATGCCATTGAAAATGCAGTTACCGTTTTCCATATTGATAACGATGAAGTTAAAGGTCGTGTGATTGGTCGTGAAGGTAGAAATATTCGTGCCTTAGAAGCCGCAACAGGAATTGAGATTATCGTTGATGATACGCCTGAAGCGATTATTCTTTCCGGCTTTGATCCGGTGCGCAGGGAATTGGCACGTCTGGCATTGCATCAATTGGTATCTGATGGACGAATCCATCCGGCGCGTATCGAGGAAGTAGTAACAAAAGTAAAGCGTCAATTGGATGAAGAAATAGTTGAAACCGGTAAGCGTACTGCTATTGATTTGGGTATACATGGTCTTGCTCCCGAGTTGATTCGTATGGTAGGTAGAATGAAATACCGTTCTTCTTATGGTCAAAATCTCCTGCAACATTCCCGCGAAGTAGCGAACCTTTGTGCACTGATGGCCGCTGAACTGGGTCTGAATGTGAAGTTGGCAAAACGTGCCGGACTCCTGCATGACATCGGTAAAGTAGCCGAAGAAGATATGGAATTGCCACACGCTATTGCCGGTATGAAGATGGCAGAGCGGTCGAAGGAAAACCCCGAAGTCGTGAATGCCATCGGTGCTCACCATGATGAAATAGAAATGACCAGCATCCTCTCTCCTATCATTCAGGTTTGTGATGCCATCAGCGGTGCCCGTCCCGGTGCCCGTCGTGAAATTGTAGAGCAGTATATGAAGCGTTTGAAGGAGATGGAAAATGTGGCGCAATCCTATAAAGGAGTTGAAAAAGCATTTGCTATTCAAGCCGGCCGTGAGTTGCGTGTGATTGTAGAAAGTGAAAAACTGGATGACAAGCAAACGGAACAGCTATCCTTTGATATTGCCAATAAAATTCAAACGGAAATGACCTATCCCGGACAAGTTAAAGTGACGGTGATTCGTGAAACCAGGGCCGTGAATTACGCTAAATAA
- a CDS encoding glycosyltransferase family 4 protein, with amino-acid sequence MKKSGRRKLVLVGTGVVHTFKYLDLIASYFDEILLITDKPKPDLKVKQVTFDFSLRSPLQITAKINKLRTAIEDFNPDIVHVHQANSCAFYTIKACNKKYPLVVTAWGSDILSTPSKGFLYRKMLKYILKNADCFTSDALFMANEMRRMAGKKHLEILVANFGIDITPTPLEKEDLIYSNRQLTALYRIDKIIALFKEFVSSDGKHRHWKLAIAATGPEESKLRDIVKKNHLEDSVQFYGWVDKVMNSNLYAKAKIYISIPESDATSISLLEAMASGCLPVVSDLPANREWIRDGVNGIIYKEGLENPFLRALAIDAGTATAMNKEIIDTEGTKEANKEKFIAMYENMLNGK; translated from the coding sequence ATGAAGAAGAGCGGTAGACGGAAATTGGTCTTGGTAGGTACAGGAGTCGTTCATACATTCAAGTACCTGGATTTGATCGCTTCGTATTTTGATGAGATTTTATTGATCACTGATAAACCGAAACCGGATTTGAAAGTGAAACAAGTAACTTTTGATTTTTCCCTACGATCTCCTCTACAGATAACGGCTAAAATTAATAAATTACGGACTGCAATAGAAGATTTTAATCCCGACATTGTTCACGTGCATCAGGCCAACAGTTGTGCTTTTTATACGATAAAAGCTTGTAATAAAAAATATCCACTCGTAGTTACAGCCTGGGGAAGTGATATTTTATCGACACCTTCAAAGGGATTTTTGTATCGAAAAATGTTAAAATATATTTTGAAAAACGCAGATTGTTTTACCTCGGATGCTTTGTTTATGGCCAATGAGATGCGAAGGATGGCAGGAAAGAAGCATCTGGAGATTCTTGTGGCAAACTTTGGAATTGATATCACTCCTACTCCTTTGGAGAAAGAAGATTTAATTTATTCCAACAGGCAGTTGACTGCATTGTACCGTATAGATAAAATCATAGCATTATTCAAAGAGTTTGTTTCATCTGATGGCAAGCATCGACATTGGAAATTGGCTATTGCCGCCACCGGTCCTGAAGAAAGCAAACTACGTGATATCGTTAAAAAAAATCACCTCGAGGACAGCGTTCAATTTTATGGATGGGTAGATAAAGTCATGAATTCTAATTTATATGCTAAGGCAAAGATCTATATTTCCATACCGGAAAGTGATGCAACATCTATTTCGTTATTGGAAGCGATGGCATCGGGATGTTTGCCGGTGGTTTCAGATCTGCCTGCTAACAGAGAGTGGATCAGGGATGGGGTGAATGGAATAATTTATAAGGAGGGGCTTGAGAATCCATTTTTAAGAGCATTGGCAATAGATGCAGGAACCGCAACAGCTATGAATAAAGAGATCATCGATACGGAAGGAACGAAGGAAGCCAACAAAGAGAAGTTCATTGCTATGTACGAAAATATGCTGAATGGGAAGTAA